A region from the Candidatus Magasanikbacteria bacterium genome encodes:
- a CDS encoding DUF2304 domain-containing protein, which translates to MIILFQILFVLFSMFAVFAVWKKKEKGLLGPKGVFFWTSFWLLAVVAVVWPESTSILASKFGIGRGVDLVFYFAFVILFYIIFRLHIKIESVGRDITKIVRKNAINSKHSSK; encoded by the coding sequence ATGATAATTTTATTTCAAATTTTATTTGTACTTTTTTCTATGTTTGCTGTTTTTGCTGTGTGGAAAAAGAAGGAAAAAGGACTTTTAGGACCAAAAGGAGTGTTTTTTTGGACATCTTTTTGGTTGCTCGCTGTGGTGGCAGTAGTTTGGCCTGAAAGCACCAGTATTTTAGCCTCAAAATTTGGAATAGGAAGGGGTGTTGATTTAGTTTTTTATTTTGCTTTTGTAATACTTTTTTATATTATTTTTCGTTTGCATATAAAAATTGAGTCTGTTGGCAGGGATATTACAAAGATTGTTCGCAAAAATGCAATTAATAGTAAACATAGTTCAAAATAA
- a CDS encoding glycosyltransferase family 4 protein, which yields MKIAQIICTYPPYRGGMGNSVFEASKYLRKLGNEVEVFTPFYTENEIKLPNVNYEKPIFSFGKAARIKKFLDGLTNFDIVHLHYPFFGTASLVAKWKKENPKIPLVITYHMDATASGWKGLIFKLYSKILMPKILNSADALIASTFDFVENSQAKNIHKKTKEKWHEVPFGVDIERFKIREKDEKLFEKYNLDKNKKTILFVGGMDKGHHFKGVPVLLEALKKLQTNNWQCILVGEGDLREGFIKLTNKLGLNEKVKFVGNVSEELLPKYYNLADLFVLPSVSSAEAFGIVLLEAMASSVPVVATNLPGVRKIARKGGEVAEINNSEDLIIKIESVLERYEHKNLKIKLQEIIKKEYSWEISVCKLLKIYKKLI from the coding sequence ATGAAGATTGCTCAAATTATTTGTACTTATCCCCCTTATCGTGGTGGAATGGGTAATTCTGTTTTTGAGGCTTCAAAATATCTAAGAAAGTTGGGGAATGAAGTGGAGGTTTTTACACCATTTTACACTGAAAATGAAATTAAACTTCCAAATGTAAATTATGAAAAACCGATATTTTCTTTTGGAAAAGCTGCAAGAATAAAAAAGTTTTTAGATGGGTTAACTAATTTTGATATTGTACATTTACATTATCCATTTTTTGGTACAGCTAGTTTGGTCGCAAAATGGAAAAAAGAAAATCCAAAAATTCCACTCGTGATTACTTATCATATGGACGCCACAGCAAGTGGGTGGAAAGGTTTAATTTTCAAACTTTACTCAAAAATTTTAATGCCAAAAATTTTAAATTCCGCAGATGCTTTAATTGCATCTACTTTTGATTTTGTTGAAAATAGTCAAGCAAAAAATATACACAAAAAAACAAAAGAAAAATGGCATGAAGTCCCTTTTGGTGTGGATATCGAAAGGTTTAAAATAAGAGAAAAAGACGAAAAACTTTTTGAAAAATATAATTTGGATAAAAACAAAAAAACTATTTTGTTTGTTGGTGGAATGGACAAAGGTCATCATTTCAAAGGGGTTCCAGTTTTGCTAGAAGCACTCAAAAAACTTCAAACGAATAATTGGCAGTGTATTTTAGTAGGAGAAGGTGATTTAAGAGAGGGGTTTATAAAATTAACAAATAAATTAGGTTTAAACGAAAAAGTAAAATTTGTAGGAAATGTATCTGAAGAATTGTTACCAAAATATTACAATTTGGCTGATTTGTTTGTGTTACCTTCAGTAAGTAGTGCTGAGGCTTTTGGTATTGTTTTGCTAGAAGCTATGGCAAGTAGTGTTCCTGTGGTTGCCACAAATTTACCAGGAGTTAGAAAAATAGCCCGAAAAGGTGGGGAAGTGGCAGAAATAAATAATTCAGAAGATTTAATTATTAAAATAGAAAGTGTTTTAGAAAGATATGAGCATAAAAATTTAAAAATAAAACTTCAAGAAATAATTAAAAAAGAATATTCTTGGGAAATCTCAGTTTGTAAGTTGTTAAAAATATACAAAAAACTAATCTAA
- a CDS encoding penicillin-binding protein 2, translating into MNLYYSKNSLNKKKGDRSDPRVHIAASMIIVVAFLIITKLFILMVWQGQFYKAMAAGSHEVFAQLFPKRGIVFIQDTRTSEKYPLALNRDFFLLFADTRLIENQDDIENIIEKLSDIFEYEDEKKDEIRLQLSKKDDPYEPIEKKVDEKTKEIIDALELPGIAFIRSSHRFYPEENLGAHIIGFLGKDSGGNSVGRYGVEGYWDKELSGSGGFYEGLKSAVGNRIAFGDVKFEPARDGANITLTIDRTIQFQTCKILQEAMEEYEAQSATAIVMDPNTGAIRAMCSLPDFNPNNYGSVKSVSVFNNSAIFTPYEPGSIFKPIVMAAAINESVLTPQTYFYDTGVKEGVCDTPIKNAEGRIYEDQNMIGVLENSINTGMVFVVERLGKENLRTYIENFGFGAKNGLKLDTEVGGTLESLSRNKSNKVGCYTATASFGQGITATPLQMTSAFGSLANGGLFLRPYVVEEIDYSNGKIEKTKTKEIRRVISGSSSSLISGMLVNVVDNGQAGGAKVSGFYVAGKTGTAQISGIGGYTDETNHSFVGYAPIDDPQFVLFIKFEKPQRSYSSMTAAPTFGKIAKFILEYYGVPPSR; encoded by the coding sequence GTGAATTTGTATTATTCCAAAAATAGTTTAAATAAAAAAAAGGGGGATCGTAGTGATCCTCGTGTTCATATCGCAGCTTCAATGATTATTGTTGTTGCTTTTTTGATTATAACAAAATTATTTATTTTGATGGTTTGGCAAGGTCAGTTTTACAAAGCTATGGCCGCAGGCTCTCACGAAGTATTTGCACAATTATTTCCAAAAAGAGGGATTGTTTTTATACAAGACACAAGAACAAGTGAAAAATATCCACTAGCTTTAAATCGTGACTTTTTTCTTTTGTTTGCAGACACAAGACTTATTGAAAATCAGGATGATATTGAAAATATAATAGAAAAACTTTCTGATATTTTTGAATATGAAGATGAAAAAAAAGATGAAATAAGACTACAACTAAGTAAAAAAGATGACCCATACGAACCAATAGAGAAAAAGGTAGATGAGAAAACAAAAGAAATAATAGATGCTTTAGAACTACCAGGAATTGCTTTTATTCGAAGCTCACACAGATTTTATCCAGAAGAAAATCTCGGTGCACATATTATTGGTTTTTTGGGTAAAGATAGTGGTGGAAATAGTGTTGGGAGGTATGGCGTGGAAGGGTATTGGGATAAGGAATTGTCTGGAAGCGGTGGTTTTTATGAGGGTTTGAAAAGTGCCGTTGGAAATAGGATAGCTTTTGGAGATGTAAAATTTGAGCCAGCTCGAGATGGTGCGAACATTACACTCACAATAGACAGAACAATCCAGTTTCAAACCTGCAAGATACTGCAAGAAGCTATGGAAGAGTACGAAGCACAGTCTGCAACAGCAATAGTAATGGATCCAAACACAGGAGCAATTAGAGCAATGTGTAGTTTGCCAGATTTTAATCCAAATAATTATGGAAGTGTAAAGTCCGTAAGTGTCTTCAATAATTCTGCAATTTTTACTCCATACGAGCCAGGCTCTATTTTTAAACCAATTGTGATGGCGGCAGCAATAAACGAAAGTGTTTTAACGCCACAAACATATTTTTATGATACTGGTGTAAAAGAGGGTGTTTGTGATACACCAATAAAAAATGCAGAAGGGAGAATTTACGAGGATCAAAATATGATTGGAGTTTTGGAAAATTCTATAAATACGGGTATGGTTTTTGTGGTAGAAAGATTGGGAAAAGAAAACCTACGAACATATATAGAAAATTTTGGTTTTGGTGCAAAAAATGGTCTTAAATTAGATACAGAAGTTGGTGGTACTTTAGAATCACTAAGTAGAAATAAATCGAATAAGGTAGGTTGTTATACTGCCACAGCGTCTTTTGGGCAGGGTATAACAGCTACACCACTTCAAATGACAAGTGCTTTTGGTTCTTTGGCAAATGGCGGTCTTTTTTTAAGACCTTATGTGGTTGAAGAAATTGATTATTCAAATGGCAAAATAGAAAAAACAAAAACTAAAGAAATTAGAAGGGTTATCTCTGGTAGCTCTTCATCTTTAATTTCTGGAATGCTTGTAAATGTGGTGGATAATGGTCAGGCTGGCGGAGCAAAAGTATCTGGATTTTATGTGGCTGGCAAAACAGGTACAGCTCAAATTTCAGGCATAGGTGGTTATACAGATGAGACAAACCATTCTTTTGTTGGGTATGCTCCAATAGACGATCCACAGTTTGTGTTATTTATAAAATTTGAAAAACCACAGCGTTCATATTCTTCTATGACGGCAGCACCAACTTTTGGTAAAATAGCAAAATTTATTTTAGAATATTATGGAGTGCCTCCATCGAGATAA
- a CDS encoding PilT/PilU family type 4a pilus ATPase, translated as MKSLSSYFQTVLKKNASDLHLIAGKKPSMRLEGKLIHLSEKKLHPKVLKKAIFSILSPSQIKKFKRTYDLDFSYSIKNGRFRINLHKSLSGLGLSARYIPNSIPSIKELRFEPYLKEATKLLDGLVLVTGPTGSGKSTTISAMIEQINKTRKAHIITIEDPIEFVFKDDKSIIEQREVGADTPSFASALKHVLRQDPNIIVVGEMRDPETIATVLTAAETGHLVFSTLHTPSAAEAVERIVDVFEGAKQKQILIQFSSVLRGVISQQLIPGKSGKRVAAREILVNTPAVSNLIRENNISQLYSSIQTGGRHKMISMRNSVKKLLKEKLITKDIAERRVGRSRKV; from the coding sequence ATGAAGAGCTTGAGTTCATATTTTCAAACGGTTCTCAAAAAAAATGCATCAGACCTTCATCTTATTGCTGGCAAAAAACCAAGTATGCGTTTGGAGGGTAAATTGATTCATTTAAGTGAGAAAAAACTTCATCCAAAAGTTTTGAAAAAAGCTATCTTTTCTATTTTATCACCATCTCAAATAAAAAAGTTCAAAAGAACTTATGATTTGGATTTTAGCTATTCTATTAAAAACGGTAGATTTCGTATAAACTTGCACAAAAGTTTGAGCGGTTTGGGTTTGAGCGCTAGATATATTCCAAATTCTATTCCAAGTATAAAAGAGTTAAGGTTTGAGCCTTATTTAAAAGAAGCAACAAAATTGCTAGATGGTTTGGTGTTGGTGACAGGACCTACTGGTTCTGGAAAATCTACTACAATTTCTGCAATGATAGAACAAATAAACAAAACAAGAAAAGCACATATTATTACAATTGAAGATCCTATAGAATTTGTTTTTAAAGATGATAAAAGTATAATAGAACAAAGAGAGGTTGGAGCAGATACGCCTTCTTTTGCGTCTGCTTTGAAACATGTTTTAAGACAAGATCCAAATATTATAGTAGTTGGGGAGATGAGAGATCCAGAGACCATTGCAACAGTTTTGACAGCTGCAGAAACAGGACATCTTGTTTTTTCCACACTACATACCCCAAGTGCCGCTGAGGCTGTAGAGCGTATTGTAGATGTGTTTGAGGGTGCAAAACAAAAGCAGATTTTGATTCAGTTTAGCTCTGTTTTGAGAGGTGTGATTTCTCAACAGCTAATTCCAGGGAAGAGTGGTAAGCGTGTAGCAGCAAGAGAAATTTTAGTAAATACACCAGCAGTTTCTAATTTAATTAGAGAAAATAATATCTCACAACTTTATAGTTCTATTCAAACAGGTGGACGACACAAGATGATAAGTATGCGCAATTCTGTAAAGAAACTTTTAAAAGAAAAATTAATAACAAAAGATATCGCTGAAAGGAGGGTTGGTAGATCTCGTAAGGTGTAA